In Stenotrophomonas sp. ASS1, the following proteins share a genomic window:
- the sugE gene encoding quaternary ammonium compound efflux SMR transporter SugE — MPWIYLLLAGLFEIGFALGMKYSEGFSKPLPTAATVVSALISLYLMSQAMKSIPVGTAYAIWTGIGAMGVAVLGIYLFNDSASPARLACVGLIVAGVIGLKLVSPN; from the coding sequence ATGCCCTGGATCTACCTGCTGCTGGCCGGCCTGTTCGAGATCGGTTTCGCCCTCGGAATGAAGTACTCCGAAGGCTTCAGCAAACCCCTTCCCACCGCTGCCACGGTCGTGTCCGCGCTGATCAGCCTGTACCTGATGAGCCAGGCGATGAAGAGCATCCCGGTCGGTACCGCCTACGCGATCTGGACCGGTATCGGCGCCATGGGCGTGGCGGTGCTGGGCATCTACCTGTTCAACGACAGCGCATCGCCGGCACGCCTGGCCTGCGTGGGCCTGATCGTGGCCGGCGTGATCGGCCTGAAGCTGGTCTCGCCCAATTAA